The DNA sequence CGTGACGATGGGTTCGAGCCTCGGGGCGTTGGTCTTGGCACCCGTCGTTCAGGAACTGATCAACGCCCTCGGCTGGCGCCAGACCTACCTCGCGATGGGGGGAGCCACGTTGTTGACCCCGATCGTCTGCGTGCTCTTCGCGCTGCCGCGCGGCCGTCTGCAGAAGCCCTCCCCTTCCAATGACGTGAAGGAAGCGACCCCGAGGCAGCCTCTCCAGCTGGGCCTCGTACTTCGCCGTCCCGGCCTATGGCCGATGGTAGGCGTGTTGATGCTTCCCGGCTTGGCGAGCTTCGGTATCCAGGTCCATCTGGTTCCCTATCTCGCCGATCAGGGCCACGCGGTCACCTTCGCGGCAGGTGCGCTGGGCGCGGTGATCGGGGTCTCGGCGATCGGAAAGCTTGGCGGTGGCTTGTTGGCCGATCGCCTCGGTTTGATGGCCACCTTGAGGCTGGCGCTGTTCTTCGAGATCGCAGGATCTGCACTACTGCTGGTCGGCAGCTCCGGCATCGCAGTCTGGTCGTTCGTGGCGCTGCACGGCCTTGCAGTCGGAACCCAGGTGGCCGTCATGCCAGTCGTCGCAATGGCTGTCCTTGGGCAGGAGAACTTCGGAACGCTCTATGGACTGCTCCAGCTCGCAACCATCGTGACGATCGGGGCTGCTCCCATCATCCCGGGTGCCAT is a window from the bacterium genome containing:
- a CDS encoding MFS transporter produces the protein MSEQPSTWASLRAAWPLLLACFVIEFVVIGGGIDTVSVFLNELSSSEGWSRQGLSTGIAVGAVTAGLVTPGVGWMVDRYGVRVPITIGTAFLAGGFGVLIGMSEPWHFVVANLLLGPGFAFGAMLPVTVAVTVLVPHRTALALGIVTMGSSLGALVLAPVVQELINALGWRQTYLAMGGATLLTPIVCVLFALPRGRLQKPSPSNDVKEATPRQPLQLGLVLRRPGLWPMVGVLMLPGLASFGIQVHLVPYLADQGHAVTFAAGALGAVIGVSAIGKLGGGLLADRLGLMATLRLALFFEIAGSALLLVGSSGIAVWSFVALHGLAVGTQVAVMPVVAMAVLGQENFGTLYGLLQLATIVTIGAAPIIPGAIFETTGNYHAAVLFWVAVMASSFAIAFLLRLPAAPSESRSVLSSG